The Chryseobacterium indicum genome includes a window with the following:
- a CDS encoding ammonium transporter — translation MRVGLKWIVSFAIIALIAVGGLFWSPITDFPNSGAFLSEDKIVGADVAWILAAAGLVLLMTPGLSFFYGGMVGKKNVISTMLQSFIALGVISILWVVVGFSLSFGDSIGFTINGEHYGIIGNPLSYPFFSGVGVLPHKAMASTIPFILFALFQMKFAVITPALITGSFAERVRFISYLLFMVLFSLFIYTPLCHMVWHPDGLLNKYFGVKDFAGGTVVHMSAGFAALAGAMVVGNRKKPHHDPSNISYVMLGTGMLWFGWFGFNAGSALAANATAATAFGTTTIASASAMMTWIFFDRINKRKVSALGACIGAVVGLVAITPACGFVSVAESLFIGFISAIVSNIMVNWKALKKIDDTLDVFACHGVGGIMGMILTAIFAHGENASLLHGGFEVFAHHMAALLLVSVFTFFGSLLLYKITDSIITLRVSEESEDMGLDISQHEESLC, via the coding sequence ATGAGAGTAGGTTTAAAATGGATCGTTTCTTTTGCGATAATTGCTTTGATTGCCGTTGGCGGACTATTCTGGAGTCCCATTACAGATTTCCCGAATTCCGGAGCATTTTTAAGCGAAGATAAAATTGTAGGGGCAGATGTTGCCTGGATTCTTGCTGCGGCAGGTCTTGTTTTATTAATGACTCCCGGCTTATCTTTCTTCTACGGAGGAATGGTGGGAAAGAAAAACGTAATTTCTACGATGCTTCAAAGTTTTATTGCTTTGGGAGTAATTTCTATTTTGTGGGTAGTGGTTGGTTTTTCCCTCTCATTCGGAGATTCTATTGGTTTTACCATCAATGGAGAACATTACGGAATCATCGGTAACCCTTTGAGCTATCCTTTTTTCAGTGGAGTAGGAGTATTGCCGCATAAAGCGATGGCTTCTACGATTCCTTTTATTCTTTTTGCGTTGTTTCAGATGAAATTTGCAGTCATTACTCCTGCATTAATTACAGGTTCTTTTGCGGAACGGGTACGTTTCATCTCTTACCTTTTATTCATGGTACTTTTCAGTCTGTTTATTTATACCCCGCTTTGTCACATGGTTTGGCATCCGGACGGATTACTGAATAAATATTTTGGTGTAAAAGATTTTGCAGGAGGCACTGTTGTACACATGAGTGCCGGTTTTGCAGCTTTAGCAGGCGCAATGGTGGTTGGAAACAGAAAAAAACCTCATCACGATCCTTCCAATATTTCTTACGTGATGTTGGGAACAGGAATGCTCTGGTTCGGTTGGTTTGGTTTTAATGCAGGTTCAGCTTTAGCGGCAAATGCAACGGCAGCAACAGCTTTCGGAACCACTACAATTGCTTCAGCTTCTGCGATGATGACGTGGATCTTTTTCGACAGGATTAATAAAAGAAAAGTTTCAGCTTTAGGAGCCTGTATCGGAGCTGTTGTCGGTTTAGTCGCAATTACTCCCGCCTGTGGTTTTGTTTCCGTTGCAGAAAGTCTTTTTATAGGGTTTATTTCCGCTATTGTTTCTAATATAATGGTGAATTGGAAAGCGTTAAAGAAAATTGATGATACTTTAGACGTTTTTGCCTGTCATGGAGTAGGAGGAATCATGGGAATGATCTTAACCGCAATTTTTGCACATGGCGAAAATGCGAGTCTTCTTCATGGCGGCTTTGAAGTTTTTGCCCATCATATGGCTGCGTTACTGTTGGTCTCGGTTTTTACGTTTTTCGGATCATTGCTTTTGTATAAAATTACCGACAGTATTATCACTTTAAGGGTTTCAGAAGAATCTGAAGATATGGGACTGGATATTTCGCAGCATGAGGAAAGTCTCTGCTGA
- a CDS encoding L-serine ammonia-lyase, translating into MESISVFEIIKVGIGPSSSHTMGPWNAASAFIRIIKRERSIEEVKEVFLEFFGSLAKTGIGHGTDIAGMLGLNGEDFKTIDTTKIDEKIEKIKSTQILNLGGEKEIPFIYGHHLVLNMKKSLEYHPNGMIFKAVFEDGTELVQDFYSVGGGFIMSQEKKSIQKHCVRTLYPCHKSSDIVKYCEKLGLKRISDLILINEESWRTPDETKAEALYIWQQIKECIYKGVNKEGTLPGGLNVTRRAAGINRKLLGDRIYKNKDEWFQQVVEAEENFTNINKWISCFALAVNEENASFGRIITAPTNGASGVIPAVLMYAQAFTEFTSEDDIVRFLLVAGEIGTLFKKNATISAAMGGCQAEVGVSSAMAAAGLTEILGGSVGQVLMAAEIAMEHHLGLTCDPIKGLVQIPCIERNTMGAIKAITAANIALESDPAKAKVTLDEVIQTMWETALSMNDRFKETSEGGLAIAVNVPEC; encoded by the coding sequence ATGGAATCAATATCGGTTTTTGAGATTATAAAAGTAGGAATAGGTCCTTCCAGTTCACATACAATGGGACCTTGGAATGCAGCTTCTGCATTCATCAGGATTATTAAAAGAGAAAGATCAATTGAAGAGGTAAAAGAAGTTTTCCTTGAATTTTTCGGTTCACTGGCAAAAACGGGCATCGGTCACGGAACCGATATTGCCGGAATGTTGGGCCTGAATGGTGAAGATTTTAAAACAATCGATACCACAAAAATTGATGAAAAAATAGAAAAAATAAAATCTACCCAAATTCTCAATCTGGGAGGTGAAAAAGAAATTCCTTTTATTTACGGGCATCATCTGGTGCTTAATATGAAAAAATCTCTTGAGTATCATCCCAACGGAATGATTTTCAAAGCTGTTTTTGAAGACGGAACTGAGCTTGTGCAGGATTTTTATTCTGTAGGCGGAGGTTTTATCATGAGTCAGGAGAAAAAATCGATTCAGAAACATTGTGTCCGTACTCTATATCCTTGTCATAAATCTTCCGATATTGTAAAATATTGTGAAAAGCTTGGATTAAAACGTATTTCAGATTTAATTTTAATCAACGAAGAAAGCTGGAGAACACCGGACGAAACCAAAGCGGAAGCACTTTACATCTGGCAGCAGATCAAAGAATGCATTTACAAAGGCGTCAATAAAGAAGGAACTCTTCCGGGCGGATTGAATGTTACGCGTCGTGCAGCCGGAATCAACAGAAAATTGTTGGGCGACAGAATCTATAAAAATAAAGACGAATGGTTTCAGCAGGTTGTAGAAGCCGAAGAAAATTTCACCAATATCAATAAATGGATTTCCTGTTTTGCATTGGCGGTGAATGAAGAAAATGCAAGTTTCGGAAGAATTATTACTGCTCCTACGAATGGCGCAAGTGGCGTAATTCCGGCGGTTTTGATGTACGCACAGGCTTTTACGGAATTTACCAGTGAGGATGATATTGTAAGATTTCTGTTGGTAGCAGGAGAAATCGGAACTTTATTCAAAAAAAACGCAACCATTTCTGCGGCAATGGGCGGTTGTCAGGCGGAAGTCGGAGTTTCTTCGGCGATGGCTGCAGCCGGTCTTACCGAAATTTTGGGAGGAAGTGTCGGTCAGGTTTTAATGGCAGCCGAAATTGCCATGGAGCATCATTTAGGCTTAACCTGTGATCCGATAAAAGGACTTGTACAGATTCCTTGTATCGAAAGAAATACAATGGGAGCGATAAAAGCCATCACGGCAGCAAATATTGCGCTGGAAAGTGATCCAGCGAAAGCAAAAGTAACGTTAGATGAAGTAATCCAGACGATGTGGGAAACCGCTTTATCCATGAATGACCGTTTTAAGGAAACTTCCGAAGGCGGTTTGGCAATTGCGGTGAATGTTCCGGAGTGTTAA
- a CDS encoding YceI family protein: MKKIFLLAVLASGLAFGQAKKVVSSDVQWWGYKIAKSEASSHNGTVKVKSGEMVLKGNQLVGGSFVLDMTSINATDLSGEYQQKLNGHLKNGDFFEVEKYPTATFKITGVKKNNDKVYTSLVTGNLTVKGKTNAISFPAKITYANGTVSLMSNKFSIDRQKFDVAYKSTMQDVLVKDDMDLLVKVTAK; the protein is encoded by the coding sequence ATGAAAAAAATATTTTTATTAGCAGTTTTAGCAAGCGGATTAGCATTCGGACAGGCAAAAAAAGTAGTAAGTTCTGATGTACAGTGGTGGGGTTATAAAATCGCAAAATCTGAGGCAAGCTCTCACAACGGAACGGTAAAAGTAAAATCCGGAGAAATGGTATTGAAAGGAAACCAGTTGGTTGGCGGTTCTTTCGTATTGGATATGACTTCTATCAACGCAACAGATCTTTCCGGAGAATATCAGCAGAAACTGAACGGTCACCTTAAAAACGGAGATTTCTTCGAAGTTGAAAAATATCCTACGGCAACTTTCAAAATCACCGGAGTAAAGAAAAACAACGATAAAGTGTATACTTCTTTAGTTACAGGAAACTTAACGGTAAAAGGAAAAACCAACGCTATTTCTTTCCCTGCAAAAATTACATACGCAAACGGAACAGTAAGCTTAATGTCTAACAAATTCTCTATCGACAGACAGAAATTTGATGTGGCTTACAAATCTACAATGCAAGATGTTCTTGTGAAAGATGATATGGATTTGCTTGTAAAGGTAACAGCTAAATAA
- a CDS encoding YceI family protein, producing the protein MKRLLLFAMMCVSMSFVFAQKKGDKVVKVTSSDIRWWGYKVVKTVPTTHSGTIKLKSGKFTFDKTVLVDGEFVIDMKSLMAGDVSSQDEDMVKLTNDLKSSNFFDVKKFPLAKFHLTKIIPLANSEYNSTVYGDVTIKGVRKTITFPANVYITQFTVVIESAKFSLNRRDFKVFYQSSLKDYFIKNEMDIQFRISTAVLDNENRTPVKKK; encoded by the coding sequence ATGAAAAGATTACTATTGTTTGCTATGATGTGCGTAAGTATGTCATTTGTTTTCGCTCAGAAGAAAGGAGATAAAGTGGTAAAAGTAACATCATCGGACATCAGATGGTGGGGATATAAAGTTGTAAAAACAGTTCCTACAACCCACTCCGGAACCATAAAGCTGAAAAGTGGAAAATTTACTTTTGATAAAACAGTTTTGGTGGACGGAGAATTCGTTATCGATATGAAATCCTTAATGGCGGGTGATGTTTCAAGCCAGGATGAAGATATGGTAAAATTAACGAACGATCTTAAAAGTTCAAACTTCTTCGACGTTAAAAAATTCCCGCTGGCGAAATTCCACTTAACAAAAATTATTCCTCTGGCAAACAGCGAGTACAATTCTACCGTTTACGGAGATGTAACGATTAAAGGAGTGAGAAAAACTATCACGTTCCCTGCAAACGTTTATATTACTCAGTTTACCGTAGTAATCGAGTCTGCTAAATTCTCATTGAACAGAAGAGACTTCAAAGTATTCTACCAGTCTTCTCTGAAAGATTATTTCATCAAAAACGAAATGGATATCCAGTTCAGAATTTCCACAGCAGTTTTGGATAACGAAAACAGAACGCCTGTTAAAAAGAAATAA
- a CDS encoding alpha/beta hydrolase: MKIYVVSGLGADFKVLEKIEFPKHHEVVFIDWLIPHQNEEFSDYVKRMAEKIDDSEPFYLVGYSFGGIMVQEINRLKPAKKVVILGSIKSDKEKSRLIKAGQITKIPKVLPVTFFNERTTNMYSVVRKFFDPRNPKVLQYFRVRDPYYLKWSIEKISDWKFEENPDVVQILADRDIVFPIKNSKPDYVIKGGSHLFPITKFKEVAFILKGVLE, encoded by the coding sequence ATGAAAATTTATGTAGTAAGCGGACTTGGTGCAGATTTTAAGGTTTTGGAGAAAATTGAATTTCCAAAGCATCACGAAGTGGTTTTTATTGACTGGCTGATTCCTCATCAAAATGAAGAATTCTCAGATTATGTAAAAAGAATGGCGGAAAAGATTGATGATTCGGAGCCTTTTTATCTGGTGGGATATTCTTTCGGGGGAATTATGGTGCAGGAAATCAACAGGCTGAAACCTGCCAAAAAAGTGGTGATCCTCGGAAGTATTAAATCCGATAAAGAAAAATCCCGCCTCATCAAAGCCGGACAGATCACGAAAATTCCAAAAGTTCTGCCTGTTACTTTCTTCAACGAAAGAACCACCAATATGTATTCCGTCGTAAGAAAATTCTTTGATCCCCGAAATCCTAAAGTTTTGCAATATTTCAGGGTAAGAGATCCGTATTATTTAAAATGGTCGATTGAAAAGATTTCAGACTGGAAGTTCGAAGAAAATCCCGATGTGGTACAGATCTTGGCAGACCGCGATATTGTTTTCCCGATCAAAAATTCCAAACCCGATTATGTGATCAAAGGAGGGAGCCATTTATTCCCAATTACAAAATTTAAAGAAGTTGCATTTATTTTAAAGGGGGTATTAGAATAA
- a CDS encoding glucokinase: MILNPKFPLYLPGVKNGSNDNVSIIGANLREDITTLGYFVSGNGGLEIKIQNNYPTKEYASFSEILKKFIQDNQLENVKRLGMAVPGPVLNGKSSPARLGWNLDVEEYKRDLGFEKVNMLNDQESSAYGMGLLEDSDLDPIYTSGHLENGNVAILAPGNGLGEAGYFFDGKYLRPFATEGGHSEFSPRTNVEVEFYQFLNNLYGIVSWENVLSKGGLFNIYRFLRDVKRHPEPEWLAERFSNGNFVEELYKAAVEEDVLICKIALDTFLEFLAREANNLTLKLKATGGLLISGDIPQIITDYINKDKFYEKFKISDKMEEMLRNIPIYLNRNPNTALIGSALYTAYYHE, from the coding sequence ATGATTTTGAATCCAAAATTTCCACTTTATTTACCAGGAGTAAAAAACGGTAGCAATGATAACGTTTCTATCATTGGCGCAAACCTACGTGAAGATATTACAACTTTAGGATATTTCGTCTCCGGTAACGGAGGTCTTGAGATTAAAATCCAGAATAATTACCCAACGAAAGAGTATGCTTCTTTTTCAGAAATCCTGAAGAAGTTTATTCAGGACAATCAGCTGGAGAATGTGAAAAGGCTTGGAATGGCTGTTCCGGGACCGGTTTTAAACGGAAAAAGCAGCCCTGCAAGATTAGGCTGGAATCTGGATGTAGAAGAATACAAAAGAGATCTGGGATTCGAAAAAGTAAATATGCTGAATGACCAGGAGTCTTCTGCTTACGGAATGGGGCTTTTGGAAGATTCTGATCTTGACCCGATCTACACAAGCGGACATCTTGAAAACGGCAACGTAGCGATTCTCGCTCCGGGAAATGGTTTGGGCGAAGCCGGATATTTCTTCGACGGAAAATATTTAAGACCATTTGCAACAGAAGGAGGACATTCGGAATTCTCTCCAAGAACGAATGTTGAGGTAGAATTTTATCAGTTTCTGAATAATCTTTACGGAATTGTAAGCTGGGAAAATGTGTTATCTAAAGGAGGTCTGTTTAATATTTACAGATTCCTCAGAGACGTAAAAAGACATCCTGAACCGGAATGGCTTGCAGAGCGTTTCTCGAATGGTAATTTTGTAGAAGAACTATATAAAGCTGCGGTTGAAGAAGATGTTCTGATCTGTAAGATTGCTCTGGACACTTTCCTTGAATTTTTAGCAAGAGAGGCAAACAATTTAACGCTGAAGTTAAAAGCAACTGGCGGTTTGCTGATTTCCGGAGATATTCCGCAAATTATTACAGACTATATTAACAAGGATAAATTCTATGAAAAGTTTAAAATAAGCGATAAAATGGAAGAAATGCTGAGAAACATTCCGATTTATCTGAACAGAAATCCGAATACGGCACTCATTGGTTCAGCGCTTTATACCGCTTACTATCACGAATAA